The following are encoded in a window of Dioscorea cayenensis subsp. rotundata cultivar TDr96_F1 chromosome 16, TDr96_F1_v2_PseudoChromosome.rev07_lg8_w22 25.fasta, whole genome shotgun sequence genomic DNA:
- the LOC120279431 gene encoding probable WRKY transcription factor 15 produces MNPSCINLLTMIPNSELMKFQEAATNSLTSAHHLFNLISMQTTNSNNHELSLIAHTAISQFKSLVSMLDHTSSCSMSKFKRIRKGPLPNFQDVDIHQFMDSRIQILQRPLVVRNPVIQPFNVCLNNKQQLLNNYFYCYSSMSAQQSSGGESSFLSSKKRNGGLKCTVSAGGCHCSKRRKERIRRTIKVSAVGGKFADLPTDDFSWRKYGQKPIKGSPHPRSYYKCSSMRGCPARKHVERCSNDANMLNVTYEGDHNHPKLNADGPNIVVQQ; encoded by the exons ATGAATCCTTCATGCATTAATCTTCTAACCATGATTCCAAATTCTGAGCTAATGAAGTTCCAAGAAGCAGCAACAAACAGTCTAACTTCAGCTCACCACCTTTTCAACTTGATTTCCATGCAAACTACCAACTCAAACAACCATGAACTCAGCTTGATTGCCCACACTGCAATCTCTCAATTCAAGTCTCTGGTTTCCATGCTTGATCACACCTCATCTTGTTCCATGTCCAAGTTCAAGAGAATCAGAAAAGGTCCTTTGCCAAACTTCCAGGATGTGGATATCCACCAGTTCATGGATTCTAGAATTCAGATATTGCAAAGACCTCTAGTTGTTAGGAATCCAGTGATTCAACCTTTCAATGTTTGTTTGAATAATAAGCAGCAGTTGTTGAACAATTACTTTTACTGTTATTCTTCAATGTCTGCACAGCAGAGTTCTGGTGGTGAGTCCTCTTTTTTGTCTTCTAAGAAGAGGAATGGTGGGTTGAAATGCACTGTTTCTGCTGGTGGTTGTCATTGTTCAAAAAGAAG GAAGGAGAGGATTAGAAGAACAATTAAGGTTTCTGCAGTGGGTGGGAAGTTTGCTGATTTACCAACTGATGATTTTTCTTGGAGGAAGTATGGACAGAAACCAATTAAAGGGTCTCCTCATCCAAG GAGTTACTACAAATGTAGCAGCATGAGAGGGTGTCCGGCAAGAAAACATGTCGAACGATGTTCGAACGATGCTAACATGCTAAATGTGACTTATGAAGGAGATCACAACCATCCCAAGCTCAATGCAGATGGACCAAACATTGTTGTCCAGcaataa